Within the Roseicitreum antarcticum genome, the region CATGGAATTGGTCAGCGCAACCAGCGGGAATTCCTTTGCCACTTTGGCAAGGCCGGCAGGCACATCGGGGTTCGGGCCCCATGTTGGCACGCGGTCATAGATTTCTGCGGCGATCTCAGGCTCAAAGGTCACACCGTTGCGTTTGCAGGTGCGCTCCAGCGCATTGTGGACGATCTCGGCGTAAGGTTTCCAGTCGTGCAGCACCTCATCCAGACGGTAGGCGGAAAAATCGCGGATGAATTTCTCCATCTGCTCGGGTGAAAGCTGCACGCTGTAATGGTCGCGCGCCGCACTCGCCATATCGAAATAGATCATGGTGCCATGGCAATCGAAGCTGACGAATTTGGGACGGAAGGTCATGGGGGTCTCCGGTTCATGATGATGCCCCATCATCGGCGGTTGCCTGCGACAGTGCTTGCTGCGTTCGGCGGATCAAGCGCAGGAAATTGCGATTGTGCGACGGGCAGCGGCACAGCCTGCCGGAAGGCGCCCAAACACGGTGACATCGATCAGCGCGTATCGGGCAGTTTTGAGCAGACGAAAACCACAGGGGACCGCACCATATGACACCACAAAACCTGACCCCTGAGGCGATGCTGGCAAAGTTGGTTGGTTTTGACAGCGTGGTCGGGCGACCGAATGCCCCGATTGTGGAGTTTATCCGCGACTGGCTGGCAGGCTGGGGCGTGCACGCGCATGTCCTGCCCGGCCCGGAAGGCGACAGGGCAAACCTGTTCGCCACCATCGGCCCGGCCGACCGGCCGGGATATGTTTTGTCAGGCCACTTGGACGTGGTGCCTGCCAATGAGCCGGGCTGGCAGGGCGATCCCTTCACGCTGCGCGAAGACGCGGGGCGGCTGATCGGACGCGGGGCC harbors:
- a CDS encoding haloacid dehalogenase type II; the encoded protein is MTFRPKFVSFDCHGTMIYFDMASAARDHYSVQLSPEQMEKFIRDFSAYRLDEVLHDWKPYAEIVHNALERTCKRNGVTFEPEIAAEIYDRVPTWGPNPDVPAGLAKVAKEFPLVALTNSMNDQIPYNIAKLGAPVAHVLTAESAGAYKPHMRAFEYMFDTLGCGPEDFLHVSSSFRYDLMTAHDLGIINKVWVNRGHEPANPYYGYTEVADVSGLPAVLGL